A genomic region of Glycine max cultivar Williams 82 chromosome 15, Glycine_max_v4.0, whole genome shotgun sequence contains the following coding sequences:
- the LOC100801773 gene encoding exocyst complex component EXO70H1, which produces MPKMGLKNLFFFKTSPSPPSSSPTRTFSDSLMDQNIETARAIISKWELISPSDQAAPLFSNTRQEAKQYLNAVMSLQSTMQHLVALDSSSDTLIQAHFLMQLAMKRLQTEFYRILTQNRDNLDPESVASTDHRSSSVSDDGTDFSDDEFRFAGDSVSTVAMADLKAIAECMVSAGYSKECVKIYILMRKSMVDEALYHFGVERLTFSQIQKMDWEVLESKIKSWLNAVRFVVRTLFHGEKTLCDYVFGSPERKIAESCFAAVCREGAESLFAFPEKVAKCKKTPEKMFRTLDLYEAISDNRQQIESIFSSESTSCIRSQVTVSRARLGEAARTMLINFESAIQKESSKIPLPGGGIHPLTRYVMNYIAFLADYGDALAEIVADWPQNSLPESYYRSPDREGKNRSSEIAERMAWLILVLLCKLDGKAELYKEVALSYLFLANNMQYVVVKVRNSNLGFILGEDWLTKHELKVKEYVSKYEHVGWNKVFLSLPETPTAEQARAILECFDVAFHDACKAQFSWVVPDPKLREEIKASIASKFVPSHRELFEKYQVGSETVFGLTPDDLEHSLSDILSGSVSSSHSPSPPHRFKRP; this is translated from the coding sequence ATGCCGAAAATGGGACTCAAAAACCTGTTCTTCTTCAAAACATCACCTTCGCCACCTTCCTCTTCTCCCACAAGAACCTTCTCCGATTCACTAATGGACCAAAACATCGAAACCGCTCGCGCCATCATTTCCAAATGGGAACTTATTTCCCCTTCTGACCAAGCCGCCCCTCTATTCAGCAACACACGCCAAGAAGCCAAACAGTACCTTAACGCTGTCATGAGCCTGCAGTCCACTATGCAGCACCTCGTCGCACTGGATTCCTCCTCCGACACCCTCATCCAAGCCCACTTCCTTATGCAACTCGCCATGAAGAGACTCCAGACCGAGTTCTATCGGATATTAACCCAAAACAGAGACAATCTCGATCCTGAATCTGTCGCCTCCACCGATCACCGGAGCAGCAGCGTCTCCGACGACGGCACCGATTTCTCCGACGACGAGTTCCGCTTTGCCGGTGACTCGGTCTCCACGGTTGCCATGGCGGACTTGAAAGCCATTGCGGAGTGTATGGTTTCCGCCGGCTACAGCAAAGAGTGCGTCAAGATTTACATCTTAATGAGAAAGTCCATGGTGGATGAGGCACTGTACCATTTCGGAGTGGAGAGGCTCACTTTCTCTCAGATTCAGAAGATGGACTGGGAGGTGCTCGAGTCGAAGATTAAGTCCTGGCTCAACGCTGTCAGGTTCGTCGTCCGCACTCTGTTTCACGGCGAGAAAACGCTCTGTGACTACGTCTTCGGTTCGCCGGAGAGGAAGATCGCGGAGTCATGTTTCGCCGCGGTTTGCAGAGAAGGAGCGGAGTCGCTGTTCGCATTCCCGGAAAAAGTTGCCAAGTGCAAGAAAACGCCGGAGAAAATGTTCAGGACGCTGGATTTGTACGAAGCGATCTCCGACAACCGGCAACAAATCGAGTCCATCTTCTCGTCGGAATCAACCTCCTGCATCAGATCTCAAGTCACTGTTTCTCGGGCGAGGCTCGGCGAGGCGGCACGGACGATGCTAATCAACTTCGAATCCGCGATTCAGAAGGAATCTTCTAAGATTCCCCTGCCTGGCGGCGGGATCCACCCGCTCACGCGCTACGTAATGAACTACATCGCGTTCCTCGCAGATTACGGCGACGCACTCGCCGAGATTGTCGCCGATTGGCCTCAAAATTCGTTGCCGGAGTCTTATTACCGCAGTCCGGATCGCGAGGGAAAGAATCGCTCATCGGAGATAGCTGAACGGATGGCGTGGCTGATATTAGTGCTCCTCTGCAAGCTCGACGGAAAAGCTGAACTCTACAAGGAGGTTGCACTCTCTTACCTGTTCCTGGCAAATAACATGCAATACGTCGTCGTAAAGGTCCGCAACTCAAACCTAGGGTTCATCCTCGGGGAGGATTGGTTGACGAAGCACGAACTGAAGGTGAAAGAGTACGTTTCCAAGTACGAGCACGTGGGATGGAACAAGGTTTTTCTGTCGCTGCCGGAAACTCCGACGGCGGAGCAAGCTAGGGCGATCTTGGAGTGTTTCGACGTCGCATTCCATGATGCGTGCAAGGCACAGTTTTCGTGGGTCGTACCCGACCCGAAACTGCGAGAGGAAATAAAAGCTTCAATAGCTTCGAAATTCGTTCCAAGTCATAGGGAACTCTTTGAGAAGTATCAGGTCGGGTCAGAAACCGTGTTCGGGCTTACACCCGATGATTTGGAGCATAGTCTTTCTGACATTTTATCGGGTAGCGTTTCGTCGTCGCATTCTCCTTCACCTCCACATCGCTTCAAACGCCCGTGA